In Paenibacillus durus, the DNA window TCAGTGGCCATAATGACCAGCTCGCTTTGTATCCATAAGAAGAAAGAGACTCCCTTGGGGAAACGGTCTCGCGCAACTTCGGGTAAATTACGCCCGGTCGCGATCCCAAGCTTCGCGGACAAGGACTGAATAAGAACGGCCATCAAGTTGGAGGCTGCAATAACCCATAGCAGGAGGTATCCGTACTTTGAGCCTGCCGTAATGTTGGTGGCGAAGTTGCCGGGGTCGAGATACGCGACAGCCGCGATAAAGGCAGGTCCAAGGAATGGCAGAATTCTGCTGAGTCCTCTACCCTTTCCTTGAATAGCGGAACGTGCGGCGAGAAGTTGTCTTTCATTTTGCTGGGCCAGGCCCACAGTCTGAGTACGTTCCATCATAGATACTTTCCTCCCCGCCTAAAAATTAGCCAAGCACACAAAAGTTTACCTTGTGCAACTTTAGATAAAATTATTATATTCTCCACTACTCCATTTGTAAACTTGCCCTCTGCTATTAAATCAAAAAAATACCCAAGCAAAGGACCAGCGGTTCAGCCGGAATGTTGGGTATCAAAAGTGGAATGATCAAGAGTATGATTAGTTTTACAGTAACATCAGCGCCCTTCGCCTTTCAAGTCCCAGACGTAGACGGAAGCTGCGAGCAGAAGCCCGATAAAGGAAAACAGCGAACCGAACCAAGGCAGAGCCCCTAGACCAATATGCGTGATGATGAATCCTCCGAAAAAGGCGCCAAAAGCATTGCCTAAATTTAGCGCGGAATGATTTGAAGTCGATGCCAATGCCGGAGCGTCCTTCGCAAGCGTCATAATCCGGATCTGAAGACCGGGCAGGACTCCGAAAGCGCAGGCTCCCCACAAAAATATAGTACCAACCGCGAGCGCCGGAATATGAACCGAATACGCGAAAAATGCCAGAATAGCCGCCAGAAACGCGAAGCTCCCCAGCATTACGGGCATAAGCTTCCAATCGGCGAGCCTGCCTCCCAGGATATTCCCCGTCGTCACGCCGACGCCGAACAGCACAAGAATCAAGGCGACGCTGCTCTCCGAGAACCCCGTAATGTCCTCCAGCAGCGGCGTAATATAAGTGAAGACGGTGAACAAACTGCTGCATCCCAGCGCTCCCGTCAGCAGAACCAGCAGCAGCTTCGGCTGCATCAGCGCGCGCAGTTGGCGCGTAAGGCTTGACGTCTCCTCCGCCTTGATTGCGGGCACCAGCAGCAGAATGCCGGCAAGCGACAGTACGCCCATCACGGCTACGGCTCCAAACGACGCCCGCCAGCCCAGATGCTGGCCGATAAACGTCCCGATTGGGACTCCAATAATATTGGCTACGGTGAGACCGGCCATCATAATCGAAACCGCCGCCGCGCGTCGTCCCGGCTTCACAAGTCCTGCCGCTATTACGGAGCCGACGCCGAAAAAGGTGCCATGGGCCAAAGCGGTAAACAGTCTGGCTCCCATCAATACGGCGTAATTCGGCGCAATCGCCGCAATGCCGTTGCCCAAAGTGAAGAAGATCATCAGCAGACAGAGCAGCTGTTTCTGCGGGAGCCGATGCGTCAGCATCGCCAGAATCGGAGCTCCGATGGCAACGCCCAGAGCATAGCTCGTAATCAGCTGCCCTGCCGAAGCGATCGACACATGAAGGTCCTCGGCTACATTAGGCAGGATGCCCATAATTACGAACTCGGTCATTCCAATGGCAAAAGCGCCGAGCGTCAAAGACAGAATCGCAAGCGGAAAGCGCTCCTTGGCTTTGGCTCGGGTATTCGTGGTATATGATGTTTCCAATGCTTTTATTCTCCTTTGCCCGATCTGTTATTGCCGGGAAAAATATAGGTTCGGCCGCCGCTTTGCCGGGCCGTGACGGGCACTTCAAAAAAACGGCTGAGCGTCTCTCCGTTCAGCATGTGAGACGTTGTGCCGGAATCAAATACCCGGCCTTTCCTGAAGAGCAGCGTGTGGCTGAAGACGGGCAGAATTTCCTCCGTATGATGGGTGACATAAATGAGCGAAGGCGCATTCTCGCTCAGGGTCAGCTCTTCAATGCTCTCCAACAGCCGTTCCCGGGCAAATAAATCCAGGCCGTTGCACGGTTCATCCAGGATCAGAATTTTCGGCTCGGCCATCAGGGCGCGGGCGATCAGCAGCTTCTGCTTCTCCCCCTGTGAACAGGTACGGTACTCCCGGTCCCACAAATGCCCGCAGCCGAGCTTTTCCATTAAAGCCCACGCCCGCTCAAAATCCTCTTCTGGCGCATTGGCGTACAGTCCGATCGAGGCATGCTTTCCGCTGATGACGACTAGCTGCGTCCGGTCTGATCCGTGCAGCTTCTCCTGAAGGGAAGAGCTGACCCAGCCGATGGACTTGCGGAGTTCCCGCAGATCAGTCTCGCCGAACCGCTCGCCGAGCACATAAATTTCCCCTTCGGTCGGCCAGATATAACCGTTGATCATGTTCAGCAGCGTCGTTTTACCTGAACCGTTCAGTCCCATCAGCGCCCAATTTTGCCCTTTTTCAATGCTCCAGTTTACCTCGTCCAGCAGCGTCTGCGTTCCCCTTTTCCACGAGACATTGCTTACTTTCAAAATGCTGTCCATTCCTCTGCAACCTCTTTTCTATTCTCGAGATAATCACATCTGATTAACGTATTGTAAACAATCCCAAGTAAAAATGTCATTGTGAAAATTGCTCGATTCATCTGCAATTATTGCTATCATGCTATAATGAGACGGGGTGAACGCTAATGAAAATGCAAGTTGTGACGGAGAACATCGAGCTGTGCAGATTGGAAGAACATTACGAAGAAACTCCCCATGTTCATCAGAACTGGGTACAGCTGACCTTTGCCGTCCGCGGCGGCTCCTCCGACATTAGCCGTGGCGCATCCGGGTTCATTCCGGAGGGAGAAGGAATCATCCATCAACCGATGCAGGAGCATCAAATCCGGGTGGATAAAGGAAACCGCGCAATCGTGATCAAAGTACGCCCTTCGCTGTGGGAGACTTTGCGGGTTAGAGAAGCCGATTGTATCGCTGTGGAGCAGGTCATCAACCCCCTGGAACTAAACGCGGAGTTCAATCGCTGGATTTCCCCGCTATTTATGACTGATGGGGATGATCGATGCTGGCGGAGTCTTACGGAGGCCAATGTGCTGCAATATCTTACACGCAATCTGAAAAGAGGGGCCTGTCCGGAAACGACTCACCCGTGTCTTCCTGAACTTTCCAGTACGGGAGATCCATACATGGATCGCGTATTTGAATACATACACCGCTCTTATACATCACCTATTCGCATTGATTTATTGTCGTCAATGGCTCTCCAGAGCCGATATCATTTTATCCGTTCCTTCAAAGCGGCGACCGGATTCACGCCTTATCAGTACATTCTTCGTTTGCGGATCCAGCGCGCCAAGTATGAGCTCGAATATACCGAAGCTACGATTTCCGCGATCAGCGCGGGCCTCGGCTTTGCTTCAGCCAGCCAATTTTATCGCGCATTTGTCAAAATCACCGGCAAGGCTCCGGAACAATACCGCCTGGAACGATAGATGGGCTGAATCGGCTGACGATGGGACTCAGCTTCCAGGCGCCCCCCTTTCAAGCCCCTTTCATTCCTCTTACAAACCCAAAGAGGCGCGGCCCCGTTGTCTTGAACGGCGGCCGCGCCTCCTGAATTTTAGTGCTTTCCCGGATTGTATTATTTACCGGTTCAAACGGTAACCCCCGTGAAACACGGGGCCGACATACTTGTTGAAAGCGTAGCCTGCGCGGATCGCCGCCGTAACGAAGTCCTTCGCCTTGGCGACGGCTTCACGTGCGCTCAAGCCGGTTGCGAGACCTGCCGTAATCGCAGCGGCGAAGGTGCAGCCCGCACCGTGATTGTGCGCCGGCTCGATTTTATCCGTCTCGAATACCGTATACTCGTCTCCGTTATAGAACAGGTCCACCGCCTTGTCTCCGCCAAGCGCTTTACCGCCCTTGATAACAACCGTCTGCGCTCCCTGTCGATGAATAACCGCGGCGGCCTCTTTCATTTCGTCCAGCGTTGAGATCTTGCCTATGTCGGACAGCACACCCGCCTCGAACAGGTTCGGCGTAATGACCGTAGCGAGCGGCAGCAGCAGCTCACGGATCGCCTCGGCGCTCTCGGGACTCAGCACCTCGTCCTCGCCTTTGCAGACCATGACAGGATCAATAACCACATTGCCCTGATGGTTGTTCTTTATTGCCTGTTCCGCCACCTGGACAATCTCCACGCTGCCGAGCATGCCCGTCTTCAGGGCGTCTACCGGTCCCCCGGCGAAGACCGTCTTGAGTTGCTCCGCGACCAGTTCGGCGCTGACGGGATACACATGATGATGCCAGCCGTTATCCGGGTCCATCGTTACGATCGTTGTCAACGCGCTGAAACCATAGGTTCCATATTCCTGAAAGGTCTTCAGATCCGCTTGGATTCCCGCGCCGCCGCTCGAATCGCTCCCGGCAATGGTCAATGTCTTCACTATTCTGCTCAATGCCAACTATCCCTTCTGAACTTTGTTGTTATATGGTTACTCTCCCGAAAAGCTGGTTTCTTTCATGATAACATCATGCGCGCCGCCCTCGACGAGACTGGTTGCAGAAACAAGAGTGATTCTGGCGTTTTGCTGCAATTCATCGATTGATTTCGCGCCGCAGTTAGACATCGTCGACTTGATCTTGCTGATCGTCTTGTCCAGATTCTCTTTGAGACTTCCCGCGTAAGGCACGTACGAATCAACGCCTTCTTCAAAGACCAGCCCCGACTTTCCGCCGGTATCATATCTTTGCCAGTTCCGCGCCCGGTTGGAGCCTTCCCCCCAGAACTCTTTGACAAAGTTGTTTCCAACTTTCAGCTTCTTGGTCGGACTCTCGTCGAACCGGGCGAAATACCGGCCCATCATGACGAAGTCGGCGCCCATCGCGAGCGAAAGCGTGATATGGTAATCGTGAACAATCCCCCCGTCCGAGCAGATTGGCACGTAAATTCCTGTTTCTTTATAATACTGCTCCCTTGCCTCCGCAACCTCGATAAGCGACGACGCCTGTCCTCTGCCGATTCCCTTTTGCTCCCGGGTGATACAGATCGATCCGCCGCCGATGCCTACCTTCACAAAGTCGGCGCCTGATTCGACAAGATACAGAAAGCCTTCCTTGTCTACAACGTTCCCTGCTCCGATCTTGACATTGAAATTCTCTTTGACGTAAGCGATGGTGTCACGCTGCCACTCCGTATACCCGTCCGACGCGTCAATCACCAGGATATCGGCGCCCGCTTCTACGAGGAGCGGCACCCGCTCTTCATAGTCCTTCGTGTTGATGCCGGCCCCGACGATATAGCTCTTATTGCTGTCCATCAGCGCCAGCGGGTTTTCTTTATGAGCGTCGTAATCTTTACGGAATACTAGACTTTCCAGCCGCTGCTCTCCGTCCACGATCGGCAGACAGTTCAGCTTGTGCTCCCAGATCATGTCATTGGCTTCGGGAAGGTTGATTCCGGACTTTCCGACAATCAGGGAAGAGAACGGCGTCATGAATTCACTTACCGGTTTGTCCAGCGGATCACGGCTGATTCTGTAATCCCGGCCGGTTACGATTCCCAGCAGCTTGCCTGTCGGCGAACCGTCATTGGTAATGGCGATTGTGGAATGTCCCGTCTCCGCTTTCAGTTCAAGCACATCTTTCAAGGTATGATCCGGGGTCAAGTTCGAGCGGCTCACGACAAACCCGGATTTGTACTCCTTTACCTTACGGACCATGGCCGCCTGGTCTTCCGGGGATTGGGAACCGAAAATGAACGAAATGCCTCCGCAGCGGGCTAGTGCAATCCCCATTTGATCATCGGAGACGGACTGCATCACCGCCGACGAGAACGGGATATTCAAGGAAATGTCCGGCTGCTCGCCCTTTTTAAATTTGGTAATCGGTGTTTTGAGGTCCACATTTGCAGGTGTACAATCCTTAGTCGTCAAGTTTGGGATCAACAGAAATTCGCTGAACGTCCGGGAAGGTTCCGGGTAATAGTAGGCCACCTTTTTTCCACTCCTTGTCTAAAATTCCTCACATCATAACGTCAACTAATCCATTTGTCAATGCAAAATGTGTGAGCGTGTCATTCGTCTGTGATCCATCACATTACGCCAAAAAAGCACGGACTCCCGGATATTCTCCGGGGAGCCGTGCTTGGCAAGATTTATGGCCGGCAACTTCCATCCGGAATCGCCGGCCTTCCTATCATTTGCTCGGCTCATGAGCCGGCAAGCTTGTTGATCATGCTGGCGCAGTACGCGCCGCCGTAGCCGTTGTCGATGTTGACCACGCTGACTCCGCTGGCACAGCTGTTCAACATGGACAGCAGCGCCGACAGCCCGCCGAAATTGGCCCCGTAGCCGATGCTCGTCGGGACGGCGATGACGGGTTTGTCGGTGAGGCCGCCCATGACGCTGGCCAGTGCGCCTTCCATCCCGGCGACAACCACGACGACCTTGGCTCCCCGAATCACGCTGAGCCTGTCGAACAGCCGGTGAATCCCGGCAACCCCTACGTCGGTGATCTTCTCTACACGGTTCCCAAGGATGAGGGCCGTTTCGACGGCTTCCTCGACAACCGGAAGGTCGGAGGTTCCAGCCGAGACAATCGCGATGTAACTGTCGGTCAGCTCCACCGGTCTGCGGCGGACGGTGATCGTCCGCCCGATCGGATTGTACTCCGCTTCGGGACAGATGGCCTTTACCGCTTCATACATCTCGGCGCTTGCCCGGGTGCCCAGAATGTTGTTGTCTCTCGTGAGCATGTATTCGACGATTTGCCGTACCTGTTCCACCGTCTTCCCGGCGCAATAGATGACCTCCGGAGCACCGGTTCTCACTTCCCGGTGATTGTCAATCAGCGCGAACCCGAGGTCTTTGAAAGGCAGCTCCTTAAGATCTTCCAGGGCTTCTTCCACTTTGATCTCGCCATTTTGCACGGAGGTGAGCAGCTTCCGAAGCGCTTCATTATCCATGCCGCTTCACCCCGTGACGCCGATGGCGGCGTTCAGGCTGCCCGTCCGGTAACCCGCCAGGTCAAGGGAGACATAGCGGAAGCCGAATTCCTTCAGCTTTTCCGAGATCCGGTCCATAAGCTCCTCGTCGAACAGCCTGCTGCGGTCGCTCCGGCCCACCTCGATGCGGGCCAAATCGTCGTGACAGCGGACCCGGATGGCGCGGAAGCCAAGGTCCATCAAATATTTTTCCGCCCGTTCGATCTTCTCGAAATCCTCAATGCGCAGTTCGCTGTCATACGGGATACGCGTTAACAGGCAGGCATACGGCGGCTTATCCCAGGTGGGCAGCCCCAGCTCCCGGGACAGGCTGCGGATCTCCGCCTTGGTCAGCTTACAGTCGAGCAGCGGGCTCTTGACTCCCAGCTCGGCGAGCGCCTTCAGCCCCGGCCGGTAGTCATGGATGTCGTCAAAGTTAGTGCCGTCGATAACATAGCGGTACCCGCCCTTCCCGGCCAGTTCCTTGATCATGCTGAACACTGCGGTTTTGCACAGGTAGCAGCGGTTATCAGGGTTATATCTGATTTCGTCAATTAAGGGCGCCTCGATAATCTCGTAATCGACGCCGAGCTCCCGTACAAGCTCCTTGGCCTCTTCGATTTCCCATTTGGGAATGTAAGGGGAAAGAATCGTGACGGCCTTCAGCCGGTCGCCTAGCGCTTCCTTGGCCGCGCGCAGCAGGAAGGTGCTGTCCACCCCGCCGGAGAAAGCAAGCACCACCCGGTCAAGCTGCTTCAAATAATCGAGAAGGGCCTCATATTTCGGGTTGCGATTCATCCAAATTCACCTCATAACTGGTATAAATTTCGCGGTAAATCTTCGAGATCGGCACGCCGTTTGCCAGCGCCAGCCTTTTACAGTCTTCGTATTCGGGCTTATATTTGACAAGCTTTCCTTCATAATAGGAGTTCTTGATCGTTACCTCGCCGTACCGGGTGCTGTGCTTAACGAAGCTGCGCTCCAGCATGGCTTTGCCGACCGGGAATTTGCGTACGCCAAGGGATGTCGTCTCCTTGAAAATAACCTCCAGCACGTCCTTCTCCCGCTTCGGACCGACAAGCACGCTCAGCTTAACGGCGGGGCGGCCCTTTTTCATGATGATCGGAGTCTTGAATACATCGGAAGCGCCATGGGCAAAAAGCTGCTCCTCCACGTAGCTGTACAACTCGGGGTTCATATCGTCGATGTTCGTTTCCAGCAGAATCGGTCCGGCTGCGGCGCTTTCCTTCTTATCCTCCATCCGGCCCAGGTAGACCCTCAGCACGTTAGGGATCTCCAGATCCCGGTTGCCGAGTCCATAACCGACCGCCTCCATCACAAAATCGGGCTTGTCGGTAAACTCATCCACCACCGCGGCCAGAATCGCAGCTCCCGTAGGCGTCGTCGTCTCGAACGGAACGAGACCGGCCTTCAACGGAATGCCTTTCAGAATCTCGACGGTCGCCGGCGCAGGCACCGGAATCAGCCCGTGAGCGCAGCGGACAAAGCCGCCGCCCACCTGAACCGGAGAGGCCAGGATTTTATCCACTTGAAGATAGTCGAGGCAGATGGCGGCTCCAACGATATCCACAATGGAATCTACCGCACCCACCTCATGAAAATGGACCTCCTCCAGCGGCTTGCCGTGAACCTTTGCTTCCGCGAGGGCAACCTGCATGAAGATTTTCATGCTGAGCTCCTTTACCCGGTCAGGCAGCGAACTGGCCCCGATGATCCGCTCAATATCCCCGATATTGCGGTGATGATGGCCGTGAGGGTGATCGTGGCTATGTTCATGCCTATGGGTATGGCCTTGCTCATGATGATTGTGCCCCTGGAATTGAGGATGCTCATGGGCGTGATTCTGCTCGTGTACATGCTCATGTCCGTGCACATGGTTATGTTCGTGTCCTCCATGTGCATGCTCGTGTACGTGAACATGTTCATGCTCGTGCCCATGGCTATGTTCGTGTCCATGTTCATGCTCGTGCCCATGGTTATGTTCGTGTTCGTGCGCATGTCCAGACCCTTGGTGCGGACCATGATGATCCCCCGTCAGCCGAACATCCACTTTAATGCCGCTGATTCCTTTTTTGAGCGCCTTGGCGATAGTAACTTCAAATTCGCCGTTCAGGTTCAGCTTGGCGATCTCCCGAAGGAAGTAATCGGGATCGACCCCGGCATCAAGAAGCGCGCCCAGGTTCATATCTCCGCTGATGCCCGCAAAACAATCGTAATAGAGAATGTTCACCGGTTTACTCTCCTTTCTGTCCAGGTTATATTGCAAGTAATTTAAAATTGAATGATGCATGTCGATGCATAGCTGTTCGCGGGTTAAGCGAACACCTCCGCTACATGCTTAAGCTCTTCGATGATAGGCAGGTTCTGCGGGCAATGCTCCTCGCAGGTGCCGCATTCAACACATTGGGATGCCCGTTCTTTCTCGGAAATCCGGGCATTATAGGTTTCCTTCAACATCTTCTTCTGGAAGTCGTTATCGAGTAAATAATACTCGTTCACATAGGTGAAATTGCCCGGAATGTTCACTCCGGCCGGACAAGGCATGCAGTAGGCGCAGCCGGTGCAGCTGACTCGCGTCTGGCGGAAAACGTTCCGCGCTTCATTCACAACATCCAGCTCCTTCTTGCTTAAAGAACCGGAATACGCTTCGTTTGCAATCTTCAGGTTTTCCTCTACCTGCTCCATGGTACTCATGCCGCTTAAGGTGACCGCCACGTCAGGGTTGTTCCACACCCACCGCAGCGCCCATTCGGCGGGCGTCCGCTTGATATCGGCCTTATCGAAGGCAGCCTGCACGCCGTCCGGAATGTCGCGAACCAGCCTGCCGCCCCGCAGCGGTTCCATGACGGCGATGCCGATGCCTTTGGCCGCAGCGTATTCCAGACCTTCGATTCCGGCTTGGAAGTATTCGTCCAGATAATTGTACTGCACCTGACAGAAGGTCCAGTCATAGGCATCGACAATTTCTTTGAACACCGGCAGTTCGTCGTGGAACGAGAATCCGGGGTAACGGATTCGTCCGTCTTTCACGGCCGAATCGAGGAACTCTCCGATGCCGAGTTCTTTAACCGTCTTCCAGGTTCCGGCGTTGAGCGCATGCACCAGATAGAAGTCGATGTGGTCGGTTTCCAGACGCTCCAGTTGTTCGTTCAGATAGCGGTCCATATCCTCCCGGGTCTGAATCAGCCAACTGGGCAGCTTGGTGGCGATATTCACTTTGTCGCGGTATCCATTCTTAAGCGCCCGGGCGACGAAAGGTTCACTCTCCCCAGGTCCCCCCATGCCGTCTCCATGATATGGATAAGCGGTGTCCACGTAATTGATCCCGTTGTCGATCCCGTAACGCAGCATCGCGATCGCTTTGTCATCGTTGATATTGCGGGCGTTGCCGTCAATTACGGGAAGCCGCATGCATCCAAAGCCCAGAACGGAGACCATCTCGTTTGTCTTGCCATATTTGCGGTACAACATGGATAATTCCTCCTAAACAAAATAGTGATATTTTTCACATATAATGCCGCGCGATCACACTTTTTCCGCCGCTTGTTCCCTTTCACGGACCAAATTTTCATACCATTCCGTCTTGTGCGTGATTTTCTCCAAAAACGAGTTCATTTCCTCCACCTTCCGCTCCGTCGAGCGCTTGTGGTCTTGCAGAATTTGCAGACGTTCCCTCATGGTGTGGTCGCCCTTGAAAGCCAGCTCGGCAAAATGCTTGACCTTGGCCACAGGCATTTCGGTGTCCCGCAAGCAGCGGATAAAATACAGCCAATCCAGATCCTCCGGCTCAAACAGCCGATTTCCCCGCTCATCCCGTTTAAGCGCCCTCAAGAGTCCCTCCTGCTCGTAATACC includes these proteins:
- a CDS encoding MFS transporter, whose amino-acid sequence is METSYTTNTRAKAKERFPLAILSLTLGAFAIGMTEFVIMGILPNVAEDLHVSIASAGQLITSYALGVAIGAPILAMLTHRLPQKQLLCLLMIFFTLGNGIAAIAPNYAVLMGARLFTALAHGTFFGVGSVIAAGLVKPGRRAAAVSIMMAGLTVANIIGVPIGTFIGQHLGWRASFGAVAVMGVLSLAGILLLVPAIKAEETSSLTRQLRALMQPKLLLVLLTGALGCSSLFTVFTYITPLLEDITGFSESSVALILVLFGVGVTTGNILGGRLADWKLMPVMLGSFAFLAAILAFFAYSVHIPALAVGTIFLWGACAFGVLPGLQIRIMTLAKDAPALASTSNHSALNLGNAFGAFFGGFIITHIGLGALPWFGSLFSFIGLLLAASVYVWDLKGEGR
- a CDS encoding ABC transporter ATP-binding protein, whose translation is MDSILKVSNVSWKRGTQTLLDEVNWSIEKGQNWALMGLNGSGKTTLLNMINGYIWPTEGEIYVLGERFGETDLRELRKSIGWVSSSLQEKLHGSDRTQLVVISGKHASIGLYANAPEEDFERAWALMEKLGCGHLWDREYRTCSQGEKQKLLIARALMAEPKILILDEPCNGLDLFARERLLESIEELTLSENAPSLIYVTHHTEEILPVFSHTLLFRKGRVFDSGTTSHMLNGETLSRFFEVPVTARQSGGRTYIFPGNNRSGKGE
- a CDS encoding helix-turn-helix domain-containing protein codes for the protein MKMQVVTENIELCRLEEHYEETPHVHQNWVQLTFAVRGGSSDISRGASGFIPEGEGIIHQPMQEHQIRVDKGNRAIVIKVRPSLWETLRVREADCIAVEQVINPLELNAEFNRWISPLFMTDGDDRCWRSLTEANVLQYLTRNLKRGACPETTHPCLPELSSTGDPYMDRVFEYIHRSYTSPIRIDLLSSMALQSRYHFIRSFKAATGFTPYQYILRLRIQRAKYELEYTEATISAISAGLGFASASQFYRAFVKITGKAPEQYRLER
- the thiD gene encoding bifunctional hydroxymethylpyrimidine kinase/phosphomethylpyrimidine kinase, whose amino-acid sequence is MSRIVKTLTIAGSDSSGGAGIQADLKTFQEYGTYGFSALTTIVTMDPDNGWHHHVYPVSAELVAEQLKTVFAGGPVDALKTGMLGSVEIVQVAEQAIKNNHQGNVVIDPVMVCKGEDEVLSPESAEAIRELLLPLATVITPNLFEAGVLSDIGKISTLDEMKEAAAVIHRQGAQTVVIKGGKALGGDKAVDLFYNGDEYTVFETDKIEPAHNHGAGCTFAAAITAGLATGLSAREAVAKAKDFVTAAIRAGYAFNKYVGPVFHGGYRLNR
- a CDS encoding IMP dehydrogenase, whose amino-acid sequence is MAYYYPEPSRTFSEFLLIPNLTTKDCTPANVDLKTPITKFKKGEQPDISLNIPFSSAVMQSVSDDQMGIALARCGGISFIFGSQSPEDQAAMVRKVKEYKSGFVVSRSNLTPDHTLKDVLELKAETGHSTIAITNDGSPTGKLLGIVTGRDYRISRDPLDKPVSEFMTPFSSLIVGKSGINLPEANDMIWEHKLNCLPIVDGEQRLESLVFRKDYDAHKENPLALMDSNKSYIVGAGINTKDYEERVPLLVEAGADILVIDASDGYTEWQRDTIAYVKENFNVKIGAGNVVDKEGFLYLVESGADFVKVGIGGGSICITREQKGIGRGQASSLIEVAEAREQYYKETGIYVPICSDGGIVHDYHITLSLAMGADFVMMGRYFARFDESPTKKLKVGNNFVKEFWGEGSNRARNWQRYDTGGKSGLVFEEGVDSYVPYAGSLKENLDKTISKIKSTMSNCGAKSIDELQQNARITLVSATSLVEGGAHDVIMKETSFSGE
- the larB gene encoding nickel pincer cofactor biosynthesis protein LarB, with the protein product MDNEALRKLLTSVQNGEIKVEEALEDLKELPFKDLGFALIDNHREVRTGAPEVIYCAGKTVEQVRQIVEYMLTRDNNILGTRASAEMYEAVKAICPEAEYNPIGRTITVRRRPVELTDSYIAIVSAGTSDLPVVEEAVETALILGNRVEKITDVGVAGIHRLFDRLSVIRGAKVVVVVAGMEGALASVMGGLTDKPVIAVPTSIGYGANFGGLSALLSMLNSCASGVSVVNIDNGYGGAYCASMINKLAGS
- the larE gene encoding ATP-dependent sacrificial sulfur transferase LarE; this encodes MNRNPKYEALLDYLKQLDRVVLAFSGGVDSTFLLRAAKEALGDRLKAVTILSPYIPKWEIEEAKELVRELGVDYEIIEAPLIDEIRYNPDNRCYLCKTAVFSMIKELAGKGGYRYVIDGTNFDDIHDYRPGLKALAELGVKSPLLDCKLTKAEIRSLSRELGLPTWDKPPYACLLTRIPYDSELRIEDFEKIERAEKYLMDLGFRAIRVRCHDDLARIEVGRSDRSRLFDEELMDRISEKLKEFGFRYVSLDLAGYRTGSLNAAIGVTG
- the larC gene encoding nickel pincer cofactor biosynthesis protein LarC; protein product: MNILYYDCFAGISGDMNLGALLDAGVDPDYFLREIAKLNLNGEFEVTIAKALKKGISGIKVDVRLTGDHHGPHQGSGHAHEHEHNHGHEHEHGHEHSHGHEHEHVHVHEHAHGGHEHNHVHGHEHVHEQNHAHEHPQFQGHNHHEQGHTHRHEHSHDHPHGHHHRNIGDIERIIGASSLPDRVKELSMKIFMQVALAEAKVHGKPLEEVHFHEVGAVDSIVDIVGAAICLDYLQVDKILASPVQVGGGFVRCAHGLIPVPAPATVEILKGIPLKAGLVPFETTTPTGAAILAAVVDEFTDKPDFVMEAVGYGLGNRDLEIPNVLRVYLGRMEDKKESAAAGPILLETNIDDMNPELYSYVEEQLFAHGASDVFKTPIIMKKGRPAVKLSVLVGPKREKDVLEVIFKETTSLGVRKFPVGKAMLERSFVKHSTRYGEVTIKNSYYEGKLVKYKPEYEDCKRLALANGVPISKIYREIYTSYEVNLDESQPEI
- a CDS encoding aldo/keto reductase, coding for MLYRKYGKTNEMVSVLGFGCMRLPVIDGNARNINDDKAIAMLRYGIDNGINYVDTAYPYHGDGMGGPGESEPFVARALKNGYRDKVNIATKLPSWLIQTREDMDRYLNEQLERLETDHIDFYLVHALNAGTWKTVKELGIGEFLDSAVKDGRIRYPGFSFHDELPVFKEIVDAYDWTFCQVQYNYLDEYFQAGIEGLEYAAAKGIGIAVMEPLRGGRLVRDIPDGVQAAFDKADIKRTPAEWALRWVWNNPDVAVTLSGMSTMEQVEENLKIANEAYSGSLSKKELDVVNEARNVFRQTRVSCTGCAYCMPCPAGVNIPGNFTYVNEYYLLDNDFQKKMLKETYNARISEKERASQCVECGTCEEHCPQNLPIIEELKHVAEVFA
- a CDS encoding MerR family transcriptional regulator, yielding MALTIKEAAEQTGLTVHTLRYYEQEGLLRALKRDERGNRLFEPEDLDWLYFIRCLRDTEMPVAKVKHFAELAFKGDHTMRERLQILQDHKRSTERKVEEMNSFLEKITHKTEWYENLVREREQAAEKV